One part of the Brevundimonas subvibrioides ATCC 15264 genome encodes these proteins:
- a CDS encoding carboxymuconolactone decarboxylase family protein encodes MSIDTLRDLMPAYAKDISLNLSSLASEAVLNDQQKWGCFLASAHAVGVGPVVRAIEAAAAEKLSPEALNAAKAAAAIMGMNNIYYRSLHLMKNHEYTTLPARLRMNILANPGVEKMDFELWSTAVSAINGCGACLDAHEGELRKHGVPAQQVQTALRIGAVVHAASRIVASETALAA; translated from the coding sequence ATGTCGATCGACACCCTGCGCGACCTGATGCCCGCCTATGCCAAGGACATCTCGCTGAACCTGTCGTCGCTGGCCTCCGAGGCCGTGCTGAACGACCAGCAGAAGTGGGGCTGTTTCCTCGCCTCGGCCCACGCCGTCGGCGTCGGCCCGGTCGTCCGCGCCATCGAGGCGGCCGCCGCCGAGAAGCTGTCGCCCGAGGCGCTGAACGCGGCCAAGGCGGCCGCCGCCATCATGGGCATGAACAACATCTACTACCGCTCGCTGCACCTGATGAAGAACCACGAGTACACGACCCTGCCGGCGCGCCTGCGGATGAACATCCTGGCCAACCCGGGCGTGGAAAAGATGGACTTCGAGCTGTGGTCGACGGCCGTCAGCGCCATCAACGGCTGCGGCGCGTGCCTGGACGCCCACGAAGGCGAACTGCGCAAGCACGGTGTCCCGGCCCAGCAGGTCCAGACAGCCCTGCGCATCGGTGCCGTGGTCCACGCTGCCAGCCGAATCGTGGCCTCGGAAACGGCGCTGGCGGCTTAA
- a CDS encoding glutamate racemase yields MAIGVFDSGVGGLTVHRELTRRFSTRDLVYLADQANAPIGSRSGEEIVEITRNGCERLFQAGASVVVLACNTASAVALRRLQQTWVAEAAVRHGRPLNVLGIIVPTIEAATGLPWTYEAERLGDKVEAIDITGVFCTAATAISRVYEIEIDKRREDLAVFSEPCPGLAGLIELGAPTEELRVVVADHVDALRRRIGRHPDTAILGCTHYEIVADLFAAALPDGTTLIHQPSAVADALERYFARHPEYALGDSGRRTFLTTGKTGPQSDRVSQFWGAPLSFEAA; encoded by the coding sequence ATGGCCATAGGCGTATTTGACTCAGGCGTGGGCGGTCTGACCGTCCATCGGGAACTGACCCGGCGTTTTTCGACGCGCGATCTCGTCTATCTGGCCGATCAGGCCAATGCGCCGATCGGCTCCAGGAGCGGCGAGGAGATCGTCGAGATCACCCGCAACGGCTGCGAGCGTCTGTTCCAGGCCGGTGCCAGTGTCGTCGTCCTGGCCTGCAACACGGCCTCGGCCGTGGCGCTCCGCCGGCTGCAGCAGACCTGGGTCGCCGAGGCGGCGGTCCGGCACGGCCGGCCGCTCAACGTCCTGGGCATCATCGTGCCGACGATCGAGGCGGCGACCGGCCTGCCCTGGACCTACGAGGCCGAGCGGCTGGGGGACAAGGTCGAGGCCATCGACATCACCGGGGTGTTCTGCACCGCCGCCACCGCCATCAGCCGGGTCTACGAGATCGAGATCGACAAGCGGCGCGAGGACCTGGCGGTCTTTTCAGAACCCTGCCCGGGCCTGGCCGGCCTGATCGAGCTGGGGGCCCCGACCGAGGAGCTGCGGGTCGTGGTCGCGGACCACGTCGATGCCCTGCGCCGACGGATCGGTCGCCATCCCGACACCGCCATCCTGGGCTGCACCCACTACGAGATCGTCGCCGACCTGTTCGCTGCCGCCCTGCCCGACGGCACCACCCTGATCCATCAGCCGAGCGCGGTGGCCGATGCGCTGGAGCGGTATTTCGCCCGTCACCCGGAGTACGCCCTGGGCGACAGCGGGCGGCGCACCTTCCTGACGACCGGCAAGACCGGACCGCAATCGGACCGGGTCAGCCAGTTCTGGGGTGCGCCGCTGAGCTTCGAGGCGGCTTAA
- a CDS encoding M3 family metallopeptidase codes for MHRRQVLIGGASLMALTGCATAGSGAGQASAMTPAQEAQMARAILPAQTPRAELLQPWTGAYDGTPPWDKVTPAKLREAMVEAMDLARADVAAVANNPEPPTFTNTLVAMELWGAPLDQVVNIYGVMTGNIGGEAYDAVDTEMSPLLSAFFDEINFNDALFQRVKTVADNADAMGLNAQQKRLAERSRDSFIRSGANLDAAGKAELGRINTALSTAFTRFGQKVVADENAWTVVPTAAGVAGLPESNKAAAASAARAKNIDGWIIMNTRSSVDPFLTFADDRAMREQVWKKFVGRGDNGDANDTNATIAEIVRLRDQRAKLLGYRNHAEWRMQDTMAKTPAAAQRLMDRVWTPARARVAEEVADMRAIAGFDIEPWDYLYFAEKVRKAKYDLDQNELKPYFELNAVRAGSFYMAERLYGFTFTEMPKGAVSIFEPDVVTYEVHDKATGRLIGLYYTDDYARAGKRSGAWMTTYRSFSQLDGSKVILASNNNNFTKPEPGEPVLLSLDDAETMFHEFGHALHYLSSVVTYPSYGNTPRDFVEYPSQVHEHWVLSRPILDGYLKHYQTGEAMPQALVDKIQAAATFNQGYATVSYLSSAIVDMDLHTQATPPTDIDAFEKASLARIGMPKEIVMRHRLPQFNHLFTSDAYSAGYYSYLWSETMDADTWAYFEESGDVFNPEIGGRFKSIILAPGNTTDRADAYRQFRGRDVDVTALLKVRGFPVS; via the coding sequence ATGCACAGACGCCAGGTCCTTATCGGAGGCGCGAGCCTGATGGCCCTCACCGGATGCGCCACCGCCGGCTCCGGCGCGGGTCAGGCCAGCGCCATGACCCCGGCGCAGGAGGCCCAGATGGCCCGCGCCATCCTGCCGGCCCAGACGCCGCGCGCCGAGCTGCTCCAGCCCTGGACCGGCGCCTATGACGGCACCCCGCCCTGGGACAAGGTCACGCCCGCCAAACTGCGCGAGGCGATGGTGGAGGCCATGGATCTGGCGCGCGCCGACGTGGCCGCCGTGGCGAACAATCCCGAACCGCCGACCTTCACCAACACCCTGGTCGCCATGGAGCTGTGGGGTGCGCCGCTGGACCAGGTCGTCAACATCTACGGCGTGATGACCGGCAACATCGGCGGCGAGGCCTATGACGCGGTGGACACCGAGATGTCGCCGCTGCTGTCGGCCTTCTTCGACGAGATCAACTTCAACGACGCCCTGTTCCAGCGCGTGAAGACGGTCGCGGACAACGCCGACGCCATGGGCCTGAACGCCCAGCAGAAGCGGCTGGCCGAGCGCAGCCGCGACAGCTTCATCCGCTCCGGCGCGAACCTGGATGCCGCCGGCAAGGCCGAACTGGGCCGGATCAACACCGCCCTCTCCACGGCCTTCACCCGCTTCGGACAGAAGGTCGTGGCCGACGAGAACGCCTGGACCGTCGTCCCGACCGCCGCGGGCGTCGCGGGCCTGCCGGAGTCCAACAAGGCCGCCGCCGCCTCGGCCGCCCGAGCCAAGAACATCGACGGCTGGATCATCATGAACACGCGCTCCAGCGTGGATCCGTTCCTGACCTTCGCCGACGACCGGGCCATGCGCGAGCAGGTCTGGAAGAAGTTCGTCGGTCGCGGTGACAACGGCGACGCCAACGACACCAATGCGACGATCGCCGAGATCGTCCGCCTGCGCGATCAACGGGCGAAACTGCTGGGCTACCGCAACCACGCCGAATGGCGGATGCAGGACACGATGGCCAAGACCCCGGCCGCGGCGCAGCGTCTGATGGACCGCGTCTGGACCCCGGCCAGGGCCCGGGTGGCCGAGGAAGTGGCCGACATGCGCGCCATCGCCGGCTTCGACATCGAGCCCTGGGACTATCTGTACTTCGCCGAGAAGGTCCGGAAGGCCAAGTACGACCTCGATCAGAACGAGCTGAAACCCTATTTCGAACTGAACGCGGTCCGCGCCGGATCCTTCTACATGGCCGAGCGGCTGTACGGCTTCACCTTCACCGAAATGCCCAAGGGAGCGGTGTCGATCTTCGAGCCGGACGTCGTCACCTACGAGGTTCACGACAAGGCGACGGGCCGTCTGATCGGCCTCTACTACACCGACGACTATGCCCGTGCGGGCAAGCGTTCCGGGGCCTGGATGACGACCTACCGGTCGTTCTCGCAGTTGGATGGATCCAAGGTCATCCTGGCCTCGAACAACAACAACTTCACCAAACCCGAGCCCGGCGAGCCGGTCCTGCTGTCGCTGGACGACGCCGAGACCATGTTCCACGAGTTCGGCCACGCCCTGCACTATCTGAGCTCGGTGGTGACCTATCCGTCGTACGGCAACACCCCGCGCGACTTCGTGGAATATCCGTCGCAGGTGCACGAGCACTGGGTGCTCAGCCGCCCCATCCTCGACGGCTATCTTAAGCACTACCAGACGGGCGAGGCGATGCCCCAGGCCCTGGTCGACAAGATCCAGGCGGCGGCCACCTTCAACCAGGGCTATGCCACGGTCAGCTATCTGTCCTCGGCCATCGTCGACATGGACCTGCACACCCAGGCCACGCCGCCCACCGACATCGACGCCTTCGAAAAGGCCTCGCTGGCCCGGATCGGAATGCCCAAGGAGATCGTGATGCGGCACCGCCTGCCGCAGTTCAATCACCTGTTCACGTCCGACGCCTACTCGGCCGGCTACTACAGCTACCTGTGGTCCGAGACGATGGACGCCGACACCTGGGCCTATTTCGAGGAGTCGGGCGACGTCTTCAATCCGGAGATCGGCGGCCGCTTCAAGTCGATCATCCTGGCGCCGGGCAACACCACCGACCGCGCGGACGCCTATCGGCAGTTCCGGGGACGCGACGTGGACGTCACGGCGCTGCTGAAGGTGCGGGGCTTCCCGGTCAGCTAG
- a CDS encoding hybrid sensor histidine kinase/response regulator translates to MPASSVDPDSQAIALAALESSGAGWWRVRDTQTAWWSPRMFDLFGMPQTAEVPTIEALYRMYHPDDASLAARSFMALFASEAPVTLRYRVVHPSGAVRHHLTWGRRQPADANGEVWLIGMVMDVTDHVDDAVMFEAERAFRFVAGHTSDMVVRHQVGVGLTYVSPAAKTVLGYSPREMLGRAPGDFVAPGDLQRVRGIVHGRIARRETVSTEGYEYRGIHKDGHEVWLEANPRLVINGAGELSEVVDVVRDITARRAAQAELQSARLLAEAASQAKSEFLANMSHELRTPLTSILGFSRLIGAGGDLSASDRGYLDLIRSAGETLLTVVNDILDFSKLEAGALALSPEPFSVAALGEGATALLREQAEAKGLVLSCEILGAGPAGDARLVGDVTRLRQVLLNLLGNAVKFTERGNVRLSLSVEPAQDGTATLSASVTDTGPGLAAGQIEQMFERFTQADGSVSRRFGGTGLGLAISRRLMDVMGGEIGARSDGSTGSTFWFRTVLPVAETAPDAAGRDSDGQPDGPLRILLAEDNAANRTLITALLASFDVALDMVENGQEAVAAVTARSYDLVLMDMQMPVMDGPTATRVIRASGGPGHDTPIVALSANVLPEQIRQCLDAGMQGHVAKPVDPRALMAALIEHARPRAERAGGVDAA, encoded by the coding sequence GTGCCCGCTTCCTCCGTCGACCCCGACAGCCAGGCCATAGCACTGGCGGCGCTGGAGAGCTCCGGCGCGGGGTGGTGGCGGGTGCGCGACACCCAGACGGCCTGGTGGTCGCCCCGGATGTTCGACCTTTTCGGCATGCCGCAGACCGCCGAGGTCCCGACGATCGAGGCCCTGTACCGGATGTATCATCCCGACGACGCCAGTCTGGCGGCCCGAAGCTTCATGGCCCTGTTCGCGTCCGAGGCGCCGGTCACGCTGCGATACCGCGTCGTTCACCCTTCGGGGGCGGTGCGCCATCATCTGACGTGGGGCCGTCGCCAGCCGGCCGACGCGAACGGCGAGGTCTGGCTCATCGGTATGGTCATGGACGTGACCGATCACGTGGACGATGCCGTCATGTTCGAGGCGGAACGCGCGTTCCGGTTCGTGGCCGGGCATACCTCCGACATGGTCGTCCGGCATCAGGTCGGGGTGGGGCTGACCTATGTCTCGCCCGCCGCGAAGACCGTCCTGGGCTATTCGCCGCGCGAGATGCTGGGCCGTGCCCCCGGAGACTTCGTCGCCCCCGGGGATCTGCAGCGCGTGCGCGGCATCGTGCACGGCCGGATCGCGCGGCGCGAGACGGTCTCGACCGAGGGCTATGAGTATCGCGGCATCCACAAGGACGGCCACGAGGTCTGGCTCGAAGCCAATCCGAGGCTGGTAATCAACGGGGCGGGCGAACTGTCCGAGGTCGTCGACGTCGTGCGCGACATCACGGCGCGACGCGCCGCGCAGGCGGAGTTGCAGTCGGCCCGGCTCCTCGCCGAGGCGGCCTCGCAGGCCAAGAGCGAGTTCCTGGCCAATATGAGCCACGAGCTGCGGACGCCCCTCACCAGCATCCTGGGCTTCTCGCGTCTGATCGGCGCGGGCGGAGACCTGTCCGCCAGCGACCGGGGCTATCTCGACCTGATCCGCAGCGCGGGTGAAACCCTGCTCACGGTCGTCAACGACATCCTGGATTTCTCCAAACTGGAAGCGGGCGCCCTGGCGCTGAGCCCGGAGCCCTTCTCCGTTGCGGCCCTGGGAGAGGGCGCGACCGCCCTGTTGCGCGAACAGGCCGAGGCCAAGGGCCTGGTCCTGAGTTGCGAGATCCTGGGTGCAGGCCCGGCGGGAGACGCGCGGCTGGTGGGCGACGTCACCCGACTGCGCCAGGTCCTGCTGAACCTCCTCGGCAATGCCGTGAAGTTCACCGAGCGGGGGAACGTGAGGCTGAGCCTGTCGGTCGAGCCGGCTCAGGACGGGACGGCCACCCTGTCGGCCTCGGTGACCGACACAGGGCCGGGCCTGGCCGCCGGCCAGATCGAACAGATGTTCGAACGGTTCACCCAGGCGGATGGATCGGTGTCCCGCCGGTTCGGCGGCACGGGTCTCGGCCTGGCCATCTCGCGCCGGCTGATGGACGTCATGGGCGGCGAGATCGGGGCCCGGAGCGATGGATCGACGGGATCGACCTTCTGGTTCCGCACCGTCCTTCCGGTGGCGGAGACCGCGCCGGACGCCGCCGGTCGCGACAGCGACGGTCAGCCCGACGGCCCGCTGCGCATCCTGCTGGCCGAGGACAATGCGGCCAACCGGACCCTGATCACAGCCCTTCTGGCGTCGTTCGACGTGGCTTTGGACATGGTGGAGAACGGCCAGGAGGCCGTGGCCGCGGTGACCGCCCGCTCCTACGATCTGGTCCTGATGGACATGCAGATGCCGGTGATGGACGGCCCTACGGCGACGCGGGTCATTCGCGCATCCGGCGGGCCAGGCCACGACACGCCGATCGTGGCCCTGAGCGCCAATGTCCTGCCCGAACAGATCCGGCAATGCCTCGACGCCGGCATGCAGGGCCATGTCGCCAAACCCGTCGATCCGCGGGCTCTGATGGCGGCCCTGATCGAACACGCACGCCCCCGCGCAGAGAGGGCCGGCGGGGTCGACGCGGCCTGA
- a CDS encoding DNA recombination protein RmuC: MNTLSLILLALAVLLAAGFVWAFLGWQAAKGTVLAAQEKIALIEDSRVTMGEFLKAQAAQSAQAVADQMVTRATETFQAQDRVARERMEAQLKPVAETLAKFETQVAALEKARAEETGTLKEQLSALMLASSATRDEARRLTEVLRGNTGRRGRWGEQTCRNVLEAAGMAGRFDFDEQSSSANDEGRQMRPDFLVRLPGGGLFVIDAKVPLAFPDASEPDDEARDAAMSARNAASIKNHVRDLAAKAYQDQFKPSPDFVALFVPSDAFLSAALDREPELMTDAMARRVIIVTPSTLFALCKAVAYGWRAEEQSRNADEVARLGKELYKRLSVMGGHVFGVGRALEQAVGKYNQFVGSLESQVMVSARRFEDLQVDHEGKELPGLTAIDQSPRPVTRPELVHDTSSRS, encoded by the coding sequence ATGAACACGCTGTCCCTCATCCTTCTGGCCCTCGCCGTCCTGCTGGCGGCGGGTTTCGTGTGGGCCTTCCTGGGCTGGCAGGCGGCCAAGGGCACGGTCCTGGCGGCCCAGGAGAAGATCGCCCTGATCGAGGACAGCCGCGTCACCATGGGCGAGTTTCTGAAAGCGCAGGCGGCACAGTCGGCGCAGGCGGTGGCGGACCAGATGGTGACCCGCGCCACCGAGACCTTTCAGGCGCAGGATCGCGTGGCCCGCGAGCGGATGGAGGCCCAGCTGAAGCCCGTGGCCGAGACCCTGGCCAAGTTCGAGACCCAGGTCGCGGCGCTGGAGAAGGCCCGTGCGGAGGAGACCGGCACGCTCAAGGAACAGCTGTCGGCCCTGATGCTCGCCTCCAGCGCGACGCGCGACGAGGCGCGCCGCCTGACCGAGGTCCTGCGCGGCAACACCGGCCGGCGGGGCCGCTGGGGCGAGCAGACCTGCCGCAACGTGCTGGAGGCCGCCGGCATGGCGGGCCGGTTCGATTTCGACGAACAGTCGTCCAGCGCCAATGACGAGGGCCGCCAGATGCGGCCGGACTTCCTCGTCCGCCTGCCCGGCGGCGGTCTGTTCGTGATCGATGCCAAGGTGCCCCTGGCCTTTCCCGACGCCTCCGAACCGGACGACGAGGCCCGCGACGCCGCCATGTCGGCGAGGAACGCCGCCAGCATCAAGAACCACGTCCGCGATCTGGCGGCCAAGGCCTATCAGGACCAGTTCAAGCCCAGCCCCGATTTCGTCGCCCTGTTCGTGCCGTCCGACGCCTTCCTGTCGGCGGCCCTCGACCGGGAGCCCGAGCTGATGACCGATGCGATGGCCCGGCGGGTCATCATCGTCACCCCCTCGACCCTGTTCGCCCTGTGCAAGGCGGTCGCCTACGGCTGGCGGGCCGAGGAACAGTCGCGGAACGCCGACGAGGTCGCCCGGCTGGGCAAGGAGCTCTACAAGCGGCTGTCGGTCATGGGCGGCCACGTGTTCGGCGTCGGGCGCGCGCTGGAACAGGCCGTCGGCAAGTACAACCAGTTCGTCGGTTCGCTCGAGAGCCAGGTCATGGTGTCCGCCAGGCGGTTCGAAGACCTGCAGGTCGATCACGAGGGCAAGGAGCTGCCCGGCCTGACCGCGATCGATCAATCGCCGCGCCCCGTGACACGGCCCGAACTCGTCCACGATACGTCCAGCCGGAGCTGA
- a CDS encoding helix-turn-helix transcriptional regulator, translating into MNNRLKVLRAERNWSQADLAAALGVSRQTVNALETGRYDPSLPLAFKIARVFEQPIESIFSDAGASA; encoded by the coding sequence ATGAACAATCGTCTCAAGGTCCTCCGCGCCGAGCGGAACTGGAGCCAGGCCGATCTGGCCGCCGCGCTCGGGGTTTCGCGCCAGACCGTCAATGCTCTGGAGACCGGTCGCTATGACCCGTCCCTTCCGCTCGCCTTCAAGATCGCCCGGGTTTTCGAACAACCCATCGAATCCATCTTTTCGGACGCAGGAGCCTCGGCATGA